In Marinicella rhabdoformis, one genomic interval encodes:
- a CDS encoding isopeptide-forming domain-containing fimbrial protein yields MRFISGILFLFLGFCTWGQVPVVSPIGGLSDFPGADVCTTVSLNNTGATGYGPYFQITIPSDVAVDTVTLFGGGVTVTAVGSFPAAPGNQLTDPVTGDSVSGNEGDVLYIIQPPIGSVVSGGPPLDFDICFSIDANAPVNIAIPVSVTPVYQFGDTPTGDNGPITGATQSFNVTPILVVFEKTNNAPEGERPPGQDWPVGFTLTAHVASGNTIDNLVINDLLPPGFVLQPPVNVTGGVGCVTTTSNPIVVNCAAVNGTSGDDLVIEYSGYFADILDEMVCDVQTRTNSATLNGEHNSNPIPEETTTSDVVVEHVSIQKGASPGLASPGETVVFTVNVQISEYATVNDLQLTDTIPDGYTYQGNFTSSIIGIAAVPTVNADGSTTLAIDATAAGNIAGGNPQIIFTYEATIDQTYNNSSPVLASDSLTNTLMSVYDLTGGASACAEGSSATVAIRPITISKEIVNPQASYQPGETVTYRLTMMVPSGDTSSIVFTDFLPLPVFDVSSIDIANFGVGFDIRLSPLDTMGLTPVSMIATGATNSLEITWPDVDTLTNQIISVDIDVDVSSEPFADNLSLSNLFQGSTENTINVSSVAVTPVLFQVRAPELVITKGVLSADQGIISPLPANLPVDGDVVDVDANDLVRFQITVENVGGAPAHQVNITDVTPAGFSSCILNTVVDGTGTPLTFTGSIATGLLLDNSLAANDDNPVGGGAPYGPDTAIVTVDCALAATAEFGQTYTNTASVNYRAQPGATPFPTISDVAMVTVASPSIDKSRVSISPNVDGNNGTATVGETIVYQVVITLPEGQGSSAQLVDRLDNGLTFESFDSIVASSANVTTAPNNFATILSGATGINTRDAVFDFGTVTNNGNTGETITVTYTVLVNDVLPAIQNGRNKNNDVDFNTSLTTDSDSAQNTTIREPALSVNKSVTPTNADAGDTVTYTVIVTNTGTSPAYDVTLTDPMSDPDLTLIATTVTSSAGPATVTTGNSLGDTTIQVDVPSIAVGGAVTVQFDALISAGVLSGDTVNNTASAEFSSLPGNDPNERAYGPVDGSATVNISAAQIVKVVLPATSNEQSDGTVVLGNDPTLVDLTIGEEVTFRITATLAEGVSPDVVITDTLPGNATGQMEVVSANLISTGTLVATNPAPTANIGPANVVSFDFGSVTNAPDGVVNDDDRIVIEVRAVVADAAVNAGTETLTNNVLIQYSSGLDVSGSADVEVVEPLMTVTKTGSVTTADAGDIITYTVVVSNSSPVSSARAFEVTLSDTLPAGLIYNGNLSFDGGEAPDGGTLMHNAGVISASWTDFPLNAVSTISYDLIVENTVTPEQVIANTVDINWSSMPGDPAEERDGMTSNNHQVTITASGLEKTVFNTSVLTTGTAISGPEDDVTIGEEVTYRIRATLPEGTTPNAMMVDQLPNTVAIMDVVSSQIISIGNITGPGISVGLAGSVSDTLPTDGYNDVVTWNLGDLTNSPDGVSNGNDQIVFEVVAVVVDEAVNQTLIDNVTNNATFTSDGGSATANVDIDIVEPVVTVNKETVPNSITADAGDQLTYRLTIDHAANSTADAFNISVTDVLPNPGTSWINDATVMGSCSNIFVDSSNDPTIAFTIDPLTLSADSCTIEYQVQVDLLVNPNETYQNTATLSYSTAPGNGAEIRDSSDMDQTTFMTPDPAIMKVTANSSLSDTGDNQYDMLLPDLAIGETIDFTLTVIFPEGTTTNGVVQDLLPVAADGGLLEVVGATVDSIGSLTTTLPGTPVFSDRDADANGINDTVTFDFGTVTNVPNGVVNVNDQLTITVTARVVDDPLNVDGLLLTNNATFTFGANTVLNDSADIEVVEPNLGLAKSFGQVNNLVVPITLTLNNTGGTAAAYDLVLEDVFDTNVWDVAGFSAVTIPAGYLFNDVAGPGAFEHTVSISSNGAMTAPDNSIEPNEVLVFTFNATLRGDVVLPTTIDNTATLTEASSLPGDDPNERELGPVIGSDQLLLPELEVDKSAALLIDADVSTNVSPGDTLRYTLVITNSGDAVATLVDLTDIPDPNGALVVGSVTTTQGTVNTGNTGGDTTVAINIGTVAVGAMITITYDVNINNPLATGVEELVNQALLSSQELPDEESNDPDTGPDDDPTIVPVFAAPDLAVTKDDGGVTVIPGNDVTYTVNYDNVGNQDATGVVITETVPLYTTYNPGANTDAWVCLPDNSSGSTCTLAIGDIDVGDNGSVGFTVTVDDALPDGVDTLNNSVSIADDGTNGPDPDLNNNQDNDNTPVNAAPDLTLTKDDGGATVVPGGIVVFTLSYENVGNQTATGVEITETVPLSTTFESGSSSVGWLCVPDGSAGNTCTLAIADLDPNDTGSVNFAVQIDNPIPSGLTQIVNTGSIADDGTNGPDPTPGDNSDNDTTPVGGAPDMAISKSDGVSIVSPGDTLTYVLNYQNIGNQDATGVVITETVPLQSTFLPGASTAGWNCVPSNNAGSICTLAVGAVVGSGGSGSVNFAVLLDDPLDANTNQISNTVSIADDGTNGPDPDTSNNMDDDIDGVGGASIDLVVLKTDQNTTTIPGGTVIYDITYSNEGNIGSTGVVITETVPQHGTFNPGASSGAWVCSPDNNAGSSCTFNVGALAGGGATTVIQFAVTVDNPLPSGVEQLVNTVSIGDDGTNGPDLNPDNNTANDVTPVNAAPDLSVVKTHQQSPVTPGDVIVYDIVYENIGNQDATGVVLTETVPVHTTFDSTNSSAGWTCVPDGTAGSTCTYDVAAVLAVNDGPQNLQYAVMVLDTLNSSKEEIVNLISITDDGTNGPDPDLSNNNDDEQTIVTAAPDLYVTKTDGEINASPGDTVVYTIDYGNQGNQNATGVEIIETVPDNSMFNQTASSVTWSCLPDNSAGSTCIYVHGNLDAGDSNQITFSVDINDPLPAGVNEMVNIVLIQDDGTNGPDPETNNNTDNEVTPLTLEPPVGIKIGEFDGVDDRLIRWTFWWFNPNNNRELPTFIYDEIPAGTTFAGNATCTPYGTSTCTQPVFNAGLNRIELSAMIGEDEGAPIDATPDQLNNPIVISFDVRIQGSGSNRFENQARAHWDHDNDGTPDDDIIGGQDPVDTDYPLTPEVGDPTTLGRTFPVPALNVWAVLIMVLSMGVVAKRRFRT; encoded by the coding sequence ATGAGATTTATTAGTGGGATTTTGTTTTTGTTTCTTGGGTTCTGTACCTGGGGTCAAGTACCGGTAGTTTCTCCCATAGGTGGCCTATCAGATTTTCCTGGCGCAGATGTGTGTACGACGGTGTCATTAAATAATACAGGTGCGACTGGTTATGGTCCTTATTTTCAAATCACAATACCTTCAGATGTTGCTGTTGATACTGTGACACTTTTTGGCGGTGGTGTTACTGTTACTGCAGTTGGCTCATTCCCTGCTGCACCAGGTAATCAGTTGACTGACCCTGTTACGGGAGATTCGGTTTCGGGTAATGAGGGTGATGTGTTGTACATTATTCAGCCTCCCATTGGGTCGGTTGTCTCAGGAGGGCCGCCGCTTGATTTCGATATATGTTTCAGTATTGATGCCAATGCGCCAGTCAATATTGCTATCCCGGTTTCAGTGACTCCTGTTTATCAGTTTGGTGATACGCCAACAGGTGACAATGGCCCCATCACCGGAGCCACTCAATCTTTTAATGTAACACCGATATTGGTTGTTTTTGAAAAAACGAACAACGCACCAGAAGGTGAACGTCCACCAGGCCAGGATTGGCCTGTTGGCTTTACACTGACGGCCCATGTTGCTTCAGGTAACACCATAGATAACTTGGTAATCAATGATTTATTACCACCCGGCTTTGTTTTACAACCGCCGGTCAATGTGACAGGAGGGGTAGGGTGTGTGACAACCACGTCTAACCCGATTGTGGTTAACTGTGCTGCTGTCAATGGAACCAGTGGTGATGATTTGGTGATTGAATACAGTGGTTACTTTGCTGATATTTTAGATGAAATGGTGTGCGATGTGCAGACCAGAACAAATTCAGCCACTTTAAATGGTGAGCACAACAGCAACCCCATACCCGAAGAGACAACTACATCTGATGTGGTTGTTGAGCATGTCAGCATTCAGAAAGGGGCAAGTCCTGGTTTGGCTTCTCCTGGAGAAACCGTGGTTTTTACAGTCAACGTTCAAATCAGTGAATACGCAACAGTCAATGATTTACAATTGACTGATACCATTCCAGATGGATACACATACCAAGGTAACTTCACCAGTTCCATCATTGGCATTGCTGCGGTGCCTACAGTGAATGCGGACGGTTCAACCACCTTAGCTATTGATGCCACAGCGGCAGGGAACATAGCTGGTGGAAACCCGCAAATCATTTTTACTTATGAAGCCACCATTGACCAAACTTATAATAATTCCTCTCCCGTATTGGCCAGTGACAGTTTGACCAACACCCTGATGTCAGTATATGACTTGACCGGTGGAGCCTCGGCTTGTGCTGAAGGTTCAAGTGCTACAGTGGCTATCAGACCCATCACTATCAGCAAGGAAATTGTTAACCCTCAAGCCTCATATCAGCCAGGTGAAACAGTCACTTATCGTTTGACTATGATGGTTCCTTCTGGTGACACCAGCAGTATTGTTTTTACAGACTTTTTGCCTTTACCAGTCTTTGATGTGTCCAGTATAGACATTGCCAATTTTGGAGTGGGTTTTGATATCCGCTTAAGCCCTTTGGATACAATGGGTTTAACACCAGTTTCAATGATTGCAACTGGTGCAACCAATAGCCTTGAAATTACTTGGCCCGATGTTGACACGCTAACTAACCAAATTATTTCGGTTGATATTGATGTCGATGTCAGTTCTGAACCTTTTGCTGATAATTTGAGTTTATCTAATCTTTTTCAAGGCAGCACAGAAAATACCATCAATGTAAGTTCTGTAGCGGTTACTCCAGTCTTGTTTCAGGTACGTGCGCCTGAGTTGGTTATTACCAAAGGTGTATTGAGTGCTGATCAAGGAATCATTTCTCCACTACCAGCCAACTTACCTGTTGATGGTGATGTGGTTGATGTAGATGCCAATGACTTGGTCAGATTCCAAATTACTGTAGAAAATGTGGGTGGTGCACCTGCTCATCAAGTCAATATCACAGATGTGACGCCAGCTGGCTTTTCTTCATGTATATTAAATACTGTTGTTGATGGCACAGGGACGCCATTGACTTTTACAGGAAGCATTGCAACAGGCTTGTTGTTGGATAATTCACTGGCAGCCAATGATGACAACCCTGTGGGTGGTGGTGCACCTTATGGTCCAGATACTGCCATTGTCACTGTGGACTGTGCGCTTGCTGCCACAGCTGAGTTTGGACAAACATATACCAATACCGCCAGTGTGAATTACCGTGCACAACCTGGAGCAACCCCTTTTCCAACAATCAGCGACGTTGCGATGGTGACTGTCGCCAGTCCTTCAATTGATAAAAGCAGGGTGAGTATTTCTCCTAATGTAGATGGCAATAACGGTACAGCTACTGTGGGTGAAACCATTGTATATCAAGTGGTCATCACATTGCCTGAAGGTCAGGGCAGCAGTGCTCAATTGGTCGATCGATTAGATAATGGACTGACTTTTGAATCTTTTGATTCCATAGTCGCAAGTTCAGCCAATGTGACAACGGCGCCAAACAACTTTGCAACGATTCTTTCAGGTGCCACTGGAATTAACACCAGAGATGCTGTTTTTGATTTTGGTACCGTCACCAACAATGGGAATACGGGTGAGACAATCACAGTGACTTATACAGTGTTGGTTAACGATGTACTCCCAGCGATTCAGAATGGCAGAAACAAAAACAATGATGTCGATTTTAATACCAGCTTAACCACAGACTCAGACAGCGCACAAAATACAACCATTCGCGAACCTGCTTTGTCAGTGAATAAATCGGTTACACCAACCAATGCCGACGCTGGTGATACGGTAACATACACTGTGATTGTGACTAATACAGGAACCAGTCCAGCATATGATGTTACCCTGACAGATCCGATGAGTGATCCTGACTTGACTTTGATCGCTACGACCGTGACCTCATCTGCAGGTCCAGCAACAGTAACGACAGGTAACAGTTTGGGTGATACAACCATACAGGTTGATGTGCCTTCTATTGCTGTTGGTGGTGCTGTAACGGTTCAATTTGACGCACTGATCAGTGCCGGCGTTTTGTCAGGTGATACCGTTAATAATACTGCCAGTGCTGAATTCAGTTCGCTGCCAGGTAATGACCCCAATGAAAGAGCCTATGGTCCTGTTGATGGTTCTGCCACTGTCAACATCAGCGCGGCACAAATTGTCAAAGTCGTATTGCCTGCAACCAGTAATGAACAAAGTGATGGTACTGTGGTATTGGGTAATGACCCGACTTTGGTTGATTTAACCATTGGTGAAGAAGTTACATTCCGTATCACAGCGACTTTAGCCGAAGGTGTTTCCCCCGATGTGGTCATCACAGATACTTTACCTGGTAATGCGACTGGGCAAATGGAAGTTGTGAGTGCCAATTTAATTTCAACAGGAACACTGGTTGCAACCAACCCAGCACCTACTGCAAACATTGGCCCTGCCAATGTAGTCAGTTTTGATTTTGGTTCTGTGACGAATGCACCTGATGGCGTGGTCAATGATGACGATCGAATTGTCATAGAAGTCAGGGCGGTTGTCGCTGATGCGGCGGTGAATGCAGGCACAGAAACACTCACTAACAACGTGCTGATTCAGTACAGTTCAGGACTTGATGTTTCAGGTTCTGCCGATGTTGAGGTGGTAGAACCCCTCATGACAGTAACTAAAACAGGGTCAGTGACTACAGCAGATGCAGGTGATATTATTACCTATACTGTTGTCGTTTCTAATTCTAGCCCTGTATCAAGTGCGCGTGCTTTTGAGGTGACACTTTCTGATACATTACCAGCAGGTTTGATTTACAACGGAAATTTAAGTTTTGATGGAGGAGAGGCTCCAGACGGAGGGACTTTGATGCACAACGCAGGTGTGATTTCTGCCAGCTGGACGGACTTCCCCTTGAATGCGGTGTCAACCATTTCATACGATTTGATCGTAGAAAATACAGTCACTCCTGAACAGGTCATTGCCAATACTGTTGATATCAACTGGTCATCAATGCCTGGAGACCCAGCTGAAGAGCGTGATGGCATGACTTCCAATAATCATCAGGTGACCATCACAGCCAGTGGTTTAGAGAAAACAGTGTTCAATACATCAGTGCTGACTACAGGCACTGCCATATCGGGGCCTGAAGACGATGTAACGATTGGCGAAGAAGTGACCTATAGAATAAGAGCAACATTGCCAGAGGGAACCACACCCAATGCCATGATGGTTGATCAATTGCCAAACACCGTTGCTATTATGGATGTTGTTAGCTCACAAATTATTTCAATCGGAAACATCACAGGTCCGGGTATCTCGGTTGGTTTGGCCGGTTCTGTTTCCGATACACTGCCTACAGATGGGTACAACGATGTAGTGACTTGGAATTTGGGCGATTTAACAAACTCACCCGATGGTGTTTCAAATGGAAATGATCAAATAGTATTTGAGGTGGTAGCTGTTGTAGTTGATGAAGCTGTCAATCAGACGTTGATAGACAATGTAACCAATAACGCGACTTTTACTTCAGATGGAGGATCGGCTACAGCCAATGTTGACATCGATATAGTCGAGCCTGTCGTTACGGTTAACAAAGAAACGGTGCCTAATTCAATTACGGCAGATGCAGGCGATCAATTAACTTACAGATTGACCATTGATCATGCTGCTAATTCAACAGCAGATGCCTTTAACATCAGTGTGACAGATGTGTTACCGAACCCTGGAACAAGCTGGATCAATGACGCCACAGTTATGGGTAGCTGCTCAAACATTTTTGTTGATTCATCCAATGATCCGACCATTGCTTTTACGATAGACCCTCTGACACTATCAGCAGATTCCTGTACCATAGAGTATCAGGTTCAGGTTGATCTATTGGTTAATCCTAATGAAACATATCAAAACACTGCCACTTTGAGCTACAGTACAGCCCCGGGTAACGGCGCAGAAATACGTGATTCTTCTGATATGGACCAAACAACATTCATGACTCCAGATCCCGCAATCATGAAAGTCACTGCAAATTCTTCACTGTCAGATACGGGTGATAATCAATATGATATGTTGCTCCCTGATTTAGCCATTGGAGAAACCATAGATTTCACTTTGACAGTTATATTCCCAGAAGGCACAACAACCAACGGAGTGGTTCAAGATTTATTACCCGTGGCTGCTGATGGTGGTTTATTAGAAGTGGTCGGTGCAACTGTTGATTCTATAGGAAGTTTGACAACAACCTTGCCGGGTACGCCTGTATTCTCTGACAGGGATGCAGATGCCAATGGCATCAATGACACAGTTACTTTTGATTTTGGAACAGTTACCAATGTCCCCAATGGTGTGGTTAATGTTAATGACCAACTGACCATTACTGTTACTGCTCGTGTTGTGGATGATCCGTTGAATGTTGATGGTTTGTTGTTGACGAACAATGCCACATTTACATTTGGTGCCAATACAGTTTTGAATGACAGTGCAGATATTGAAGTTGTAGAGCCTAATTTAGGTCTGGCCAAATCATTTGGCCAAGTGAACAACTTAGTTGTTCCCATCACTTTGACACTCAATAACACCGGTGGAACTGCTGCTGCTTATGATTTGGTGTTAGAGGATGTATTCGATACCAATGTTTGGGATGTGGCTGGATTCTCAGCTGTGACAATACCAGCAGGATATTTGTTCAATGATGTGGCAGGTCCTGGTGCCTTTGAACATACAGTATCAATCAGTTCGAATGGCGCCATGACGGCACCTGATAATTCGATAGAGCCTAATGAAGTTTTGGTCTTTACATTCAATGCCACCCTACGTGGAGATGTGGTATTGCCAACGACGATTGATAATACGGCAACATTAACAGAAGCAAGTAGTTTGCCAGGTGATGACCCTAATGAGCGTGAATTAGGGCCGGTGATTGGTAGTGATCAATTATTATTACCTGAGTTAGAGGTGGACAAGTCAGCGGCTTTACTTATTGACGCGGATGTATCAACCAATGTCAGCCCGGGTGATACTTTGCGATATACATTGGTAATCACCAACAGTGGTGATGCCGTTGCTACATTGGTTGATTTAACCGACATTCCAGACCCTAATGGCGCATTGGTGGTTGGCTCAGTCACAACCACACAAGGAACTGTAAACACAGGTAATACAGGTGGTGATACTACTGTAGCCATTAACATCGGAACGGTTGCAGTTGGTGCGATGATTACCATTACCTATGATGTGAACATTAATAATCCACTGGCCACCGGAGTTGAGGAACTGGTTAATCAAGCTTTACTGTCTTCACAAGAGTTGCCAGATGAGGAGAGTAATGACCCTGATACAGGTCCAGATGATGACCCAACAATTGTTCCAGTATTTGCAGCACCCGATTTAGCTGTGACTAAGGATGATGGTGGTGTCACTGTCATTCCTGGCAATGATGTAACCTACACTGTCAATTATGATAATGTAGGGAACCAAGACGCGACAGGAGTCGTGATCACAGAAACGGTACCTTTATACACCACTTATAATCCTGGTGCGAACACAGATGCTTGGGTTTGTCTGCCAGATAACTCTTCTGGAAGTACGTGTACGCTGGCTATTGGTGATATAGATGTGGGTGATAATGGCAGTGTTGGCTTCACTGTGACTGTAGATGACGCTTTACCTGACGGTGTTGATACATTAAACAATTCAGTTTCTATTGCAGATGATGGCACAAATGGCCCAGACCCTGATTTGAATAACAATCAAGACAATGATAATACGCCGGTAAATGCAGCACCCGATTTAACATTGACCAAAGATGATGGTGGTGCCACTGTTGTTCCTGGTGGAATCGTGGTCTTTACTTTATCTTATGAGAATGTTGGTAATCAAACAGCAACCGGCGTTGAAATCACTGAAACTGTACCGCTTTCAACAACATTTGAGTCGGGAAGCAGTTCTGTAGGCTGGTTGTGCGTGCCTGATGGTTCGGCTGGAAACACTTGTACTTTGGCTATTGCTGATTTGGATCCGAATGATACTGGCTCAGTTAATTTTGCTGTACAAATTGACAACCCTATTCCATCTGGACTAACCCAGATAGTTAATACTGGATCAATTGCAGATGATGGGACCAATGGCCCAGACCCTACTCCTGGTGATAACAGTGACAATGACACCACGCCAGTAGGTGGTGCGCCAGATATGGCAATAAGCAAAAGTGATGGTGTCAGCATTGTATCTCCGGGAGATACCCTGACCTATGTTTTGAATTATCAAAACATAGGAAATCAAGATGCAACTGGTGTTGTTATTACTGAAACAGTTCCTTTGCAATCTACTTTCTTACCTGGTGCCAGCACGGCTGGTTGGAATTGTGTTCCTAGTAATAATGCGGGATCAATTTGTACTTTAGCTGTTGGTGCTGTTGTTGGAAGTGGTGGTTCTGGATCTGTGAATTTTGCTGTTCTGCTCGATGATCCTTTGGATGCCAACACAAATCAAATTTCAAACACTGTTTCGATTGCAGATGATGGGACCAACGGTCCTGATCCAGATACATCAAACAACATGGATGATGACATTGATGGCGTCGGTGGAGCTTCAATTGATTTAGTTGTCTTAAAAACTGATCAAAACACAACCACCATACCAGGTGGAACTGTGATTTACGATATCACTTACAGCAATGAAGGTAATATAGGTAGTACCGGTGTTGTCATCACGGAAACGGTGCCACAACATGGCACATTCAATCCAGGTGCAAGCAGCGGAGCTTGGGTTTGCTCCCCTGACAACAATGCAGGAAGCAGTTGTACATTTAATGTGGGAGCCTTGGCCGGTGGTGGTGCGACAACTGTAATTCAATTTGCAGTGACTGTAGATAACCCCTTGCCTTCAGGTGTAGAGCAATTAGTCAACACGGTATCTATTGGTGATGATGGCACAAATGGTCCAGATTTGAACCCTGATAACAATACGGCAAATGATGTAACACCTGTAAATGCAGCGCCTGACTTGTCAGTGGTAAAAACACACCAACAGTCTCCAGTAACTCCTGGTGATGTCATCGTTTACGATATTGTATATGAAAATATTGGTAATCAAGATGCTACAGGGGTGGTTTTGACAGAAACAGTGCCCGTGCATACAACATTTGATTCCACTAACAGTTCTGCGGGTTGGACATGTGTGCCTGACGGAACTGCCGGTAGTACTTGTACATATGATGTTGCTGCTGTATTGGCGGTGAATGATGGGCCGCAAAACCTACAGTATGCAGTTATGGTATTGGACACACTTAATTCATCTAAAGAAGAAATTGTCAATTTAATTTCAATCACAGATGATGGGACGAATGGTCCAGACCCGGATCTAAGCAACAATAACGATGATGAACAAACCATCGTCACAGCTGCTCCAGATTTGTACGTGACTAAAACCGACGGAGAGATCAACGCAAGTCCAGGAGATACAGTTGTCTATACTATAGATTATGGGAACCAAGGTAATCAAAATGCCACGGGTGTTGAAATCATTGAAACAGTACCTGATAACAGCATGTTTAATCAAACGGCAAGTTCGGTCACTTGGTCATGTCTGCCTGATAACTCAGCTGGAAGCACCTGTATATACGTTCATGGTAACCTTGACGCCGGTGATTCAAATCAAATAACGTTCTCTGTTGATATTAATGATCCATTGCCTGCAGGTGTTAATGAAATGGTCAACATTGTGCTGATACAAGACGATGGTACCAACGGTCCTGATCCAGAAACAAATAACAACACCGATAATGAGGTGACACCTTTGACACTAGAGCCGCCTGTAGGGATTAAAATAGGTGAGTTTGATGGAGTGGATGACAGGTTGATTCGTTGGACATTCTGGTGGTTTAACCCTAATAATAACAGGGAATTACCGACTTTTATTTATGATGAGATTCCTGCAGGAACAACATTTGCAGGTAATGCCACTTGTACTCCATATGGAACCTCAACCTGTACACAGCCTGTATTTAACGCTGGCTTAAACCGCATTGAATTAAGTGCAATGATAGGGGAAGATGAAGGAGCGCCAATTGACGCCACACCAGACCAGTTGAATAACCCTATAGTGATTTCATTTGACGTCAGAATTCAAGGTTCTGGAAGTAATAGGTTTGAAAATCAAGCACGTGCACACTGGGATCATGATAATGACGGTACACCAGACGATGACATCATAGGTGGCCAAGATCCTGTTGATACTGATTATCCGTTAACACCGGAAGTTGGTGACCCGACTACTTTGGGAAGGACATTCCCTGTACCCGCATTGAATGTGTGGGCAGTTTTGATCATGGTGTTGTCTATGGGGGTTGTTGCCAAAAGGAGATTCAGAACCTGA
- a CDS encoding cation diffusion facilitator family transporter, whose protein sequence is MSQAEENNPKAHHDCEHSHHSHGHEHGQGHDHSVTVNEDNKQRVFIAMILTFGFMFAEIIGGLWSGSLALLADAGHMFSDGLALLLSWLAFKFSDKAADDERSFGWHRFQILAAFVNGLSLVLIAVWIVIEAVQRFYAPVSVMATPMIVIAILGLVINLVVFKILSGGDHENLNLKGAMIHVLGDLLGSVAAIVAALLIMFMGWHWADPVLSLLVAILIVKSGWAVVKKSAHILIEGAPANWDPDEVKRHIIDSIDTVTGVHHIHAWSLTNEIQLITLHVQVSEVVDDADVLRQIKDLLNTQFDIQHSTVQIEHLPCPDDGCQI, encoded by the coding sequence ATGTCTCAAGCCGAAGAAAACAATCCTAAAGCGCATCATGACTGTGAACACTCACACCACAGCCATGGGCATGAACACGGTCAAGGACATGACCACAGCGTGACCGTTAATGAAGACAATAAACAACGAGTTTTTATCGCGATGATACTTACTTTTGGTTTTATGTTTGCCGAAATCATCGGTGGTCTTTGGTCTGGCTCTTTGGCGCTATTGGCAGATGCCGGTCACATGTTCAGTGATGGATTGGCGCTATTGCTGTCTTGGCTGGCCTTTAAGTTCAGTGACAAAGCGGCTGATGATGAACGCAGTTTTGGTTGGCACCGTTTTCAAATTTTGGCGGCATTTGTTAATGGCTTGAGTTTAGTTTTGATTGCTGTTTGGATTGTCATTGAAGCTGTACAGCGTTTTTATGCGCCCGTATCTGTCATGGCAACGCCCATGATAGTGATTGCCATATTGGGCTTGGTGATCAACTTGGTCGTTTTTAAAATATTGAGTGGCGGAGATCATGAGAACCTCAACCTCAAGGGCGCGATGATTCATGTGCTTGGAGACTTACTGGGCTCAGTCGCTGCCATTGTTGCGGCCTTACTGATTATGTTCATGGGATGGCACTGGGCAGACCCCGTCCTTTCACTGTTAGTGGCTATATTGATTGTAAAGTCAGGATGGGCGGTGGTAAAGAAATCAGCACATATATTAATTGAAGGTGCGCCCGCTAACTGGGACCCTGACGAAGTCAAACGACACATCATAGATTCCATTGATACCGTGACTGGTGTTCATCACATCCACGCATGGAGCCTGACCAATGAAATTCAATTAATAACTTTGCATGTTCAAGTCAGTGAAGTGGTTGATGATGCGGATGTCTTAAGGCAAATCAAAGATTTACTTAACACACAATTTGATATCCAGCACAGCACTGTACAAATAGAACACCTGCCCTGCCCTGATGATGGCTGCCAAATATGA
- a CDS encoding carboxymuconolactone decarboxylase family protein, which yields MPLISPLDQFANPEVEKLVKFFNETLGFCPNSVLTMQRRPAIAEAFVNLNMAVMANEGRVTAEQKRLVGYLTSAQTGCKYCQAHTILAAERYGGSEERLDKIWEFRTSDLFSNAEKAMFEFALAASSVPNAVDNTIEAELKKYWDDGEVVEILAVIALFGYLNRWNDSMATSLEPGAEAAGTKYFAKDDWTKGKHK from the coding sequence ATGCCGCTGATTTCACCACTTGACCAATTCGCCAACCCAGAAGTAGAAAAACTGGTTAAATTTTTCAATGAAACCTTGGGCTTCTGTCCTAACAGCGTCTTGACCATGCAGCGACGCCCTGCCATCGCTGAAGCTTTCGTTAATTTGAATATGGCCGTTATGGCCAATGAAGGCAGAGTAACAGCCGAACAGAAACGCTTGGTTGGTTATTTAACCAGCGCCCAAACTGGCTGTAAATATTGCCAAGCACATACCATTTTGGCCGCTGAGCGTTATGGCGGTTCAGAGGAAAGATTAGATAAAATTTGGGAGTTCAGGACTTCAGATTTATTTTCCAATGCAGAAAAAGCAATGTTTGAATTTGCCTTAGCTGCATCATCTGTGCCCAATGCTGTTGACAACACCATAGAAGCCGAACTGAAAAAGTATTGGGATGATGGTGAAGTGGTTGAAATACTCGCCGTGATTGCTTTATTTGGTTATTTAAACCGCTGGAATGATTCTATGGCCACATCGCTTGAGCCCGGTGCAGAAGCTGCTGGTACCAAATACTTTGCTAAAGATGATTGGACCAAAGGTAAACACAAATAA